ACGGCGTTCACCACCCACTGGCTGATGCCGCGCATGAGCCGCTTCAATGAACGCTTTCCCACCGTGGACATGCGTTACCAGTTGATGTCGGGGCGCATCGGCGGGCCGTTGGTGGATGTCGATCTGGGCATGCGTTATCTGGACGCCGGCAGCGTCAAAGCCGCAGACAGGCTGCTCGTCCCGGAAATTACCCTACCGGTGTGCAACGCTTCGTACCTCAAGAATGTGGTGAACAGCAGCAACCAGAAATGTCCGCCGACGCTGATCAATATGGACAATCAGGACCGCAGTTGGGCCGAGGACTTCGCGGCTCCCGGCCGCAGTGACAACGCCCTGGTATTTTCCGATTACGCCGTGGTGGTGCAGGCGGCCTTGCTCGGGCAGGGCGTTGCATTGGGTTGGTTGAACGTGGTTTCCCACTGCCTGGTGAAGGGCGAACTGTTACCGGCTACCGATCATCTGCGAATAGCCTCGCGTCGCTGCTGCCTGGTCTCCCCGAGCAACCGTCCGGTGCGCCCGGTGGTTGAAAGTGTCCGCGACTGGATCGCCGAAGAAATGCGTGATGACCTGGTTCGAATCGATGCGCTTTATCCCCATCTGGGTCTGGCGGCGCAGGTCGATTTCACTGATTGAAGGCAGGTGTGCCGCGTAGAGTAAAAAAACAGTAGGTTATGCCCTGAGGTCAGGTCAAAACAGAATATTTCGTGAGAGAGCGGGGTCGATAATTGACCCCAGACAGCTTCACCCTCATGACCTATCTTGCGGAGCGCCTTATGTCATTCAAGCAGTTCAAAGCCCTGACGTTCGACGTCGTTGGTACCCTGATCGATTTCGAAGCCGGAATCCTGAACCATGTGCGTGAAGTCGCAGGCGATGCGGGTAAGGCGTGCAGCGATGACGATCTCCTCAAGGCCTATCGCGAAGCCCGTGCCAACCCGGATTCGGGCTGGTGGCCAGACGATCTGGAACGTTGCTACCACTTGATGGCCGCCAAACTCGGCCTGCCGGATAACGACGAGTACGCCAAGGGCCTGAGCCTGGCAGTGAAAAACTTCCCGGCGTTCCCGGATTCAGTCGAAGCCCTCAAGCGTCTGCACAAGCATTTCAAGCTGGTTGCCACGACCAACTCGCGGATCTGGGCGCTGGATTACATGGCCAAGACCCTGGAAGAACCCTTTGACGTGCGCGTCACGGTCGACGACGTACGTTTCGAGAAACCTGATCCGCAGTTCTTCGCCTACACCCGTGGCGTGCTCGCGACCCAAGGCATTCTGTTTGAAAACATCCTTCACGTTGCCCAGAGCCAGTATCACGATATCGGCGTGGCCATGCGTCTGGGTTATCAGACCTGCTGGATCGAACGGCGCTTTGCCCAGAAGGGCTCCGGCGGCACGCTGGAGTCCGAGCACACCAAACCGCATTACCACTTCACGTCCCTGGCGCAACTGGCCGACGCGGTCGAGAAAGAACTGGGCTGAAGCAGTCTGGTAGGAGGGGACTTGTCCCCGAAAATCAAACAACATACATCCATCGAATTGAAATCGTTGGAGCGAGGCTTGCCCGCGAATCGGACACTGCGATGGGCCAGATCCACCGCGTTATCGTTCTTCGCGGACAAGCCTCGCTCCAACGAATTGCATTCCATGACATGAGGCCGGCGATGACTCCTGACAGTTTGTGGGCGGCTACCGCCCAACCCGCGCCTGCGCTGCAATCCCTTGAGGGTGAGCGGCGTTGTGACGTGGTGATCATCGGCGCGGGTTACACCGGCTTGAGCGCCGCGCACCATATCGCGCTCAGTGGGCGCGAACCGCTGATCGTCGAGGCCAATACCCTGGCCTGGGGCGCCAGCGGGCGCAACGGCGGGGTGGTCTCGCCGAAATTCAGGGTCGGTTTCTCGACCCTGATGCAGCGCTTTAGTCGGGATACCGCCTTGCAGATGTATCACACCGGCTATGCCGCCGTGGACAGCCTGGTGGAAATGGTCGACAGCCTCGGGCTCGTTCATGCGCAGTTGCACATGGGCGGGCACATTGCTGCGGCGCACAATGCCCACGCGTTGGTTGGCCTTGAGTCCACGGCAAACTGGATCAAACGCGAAACCGGCGGCAGTTCGTCGGTGATGATCAGCGCCGAGCAAGTCCGGGAAATGACCGGCTCAAAGATTTTCAACGGTGGACTGCTGACGCCCAAGGCGGGCGGCATTCATCCGCTGAACTACGCCCGAGGCATCGCCCAGAGCCTGCATGATCGCGGGGTCAAGCTCTACATCAACAGCCCGGCGCAACAGGTGCGCAGGGAAGGCGAGCACGTTGTCGTGCAGACACCGCAAGGCCGGGTCATCGCCAAGCAGGTGATCTACGCCACCAACGGCTATTCCGATCAGACCAAGGCCACCGACACTCTGCATCGCCGCTTGATTCCGTTTCGCAGTGCAATCATCGCCACCGAACCGCTGCCGGCGCATATCCTCGCTGGCATCATGCCGGGCGGCCAGGTGTGCGGCGACACCAAACGCATGCTGCGCTGGTTCCGGGTCATCGGCGACCGGCTGATTTTCGGCGGGCGCGGTGCCTTTGGCAAAGGTGACTCGGACAGCGCCTTCAACGACTTGCAGCGCAGCATGGGCGTGGTTTTCCCGACGTTGCGCGAGCAGAAGATTGCCTATCGCTGGTCTGGCCTGGTGGCCATGACTCTGGATTACCTGCCTCATGCCGGTCAGCTCGACGAGCGCAGCTTCTACGCCATTGGTTACAACGGCGGCGGCGTGGCCATGTCGACCTGGATGGGCAAGCAACTGGCAGCCATGACCGCTGGTGAAAAAGTCGAGCTGGGTTTGCTGGCCGGCGATCATTTCAACCCTATTCCACTGCATGCTTTCCGCGCACCAGGCGTACGTCTGGCGGCCTGCTGGCAGCAATTTCTGGACATCATCGGCCGATGAGCCGTGGCGAGCGCAATCCCATGCCCGAGATTTTGCATTACCCGATTCCCCACACCCGCCGACAGTTGCCCCGTGCCGCTTTTGCCCTGCACAACGATCCGCTGGCTGCCGGGCGCACCGTGCATTTTCATGATTCAGCGCAAGGCTATGCCGTGGGTGAAAGCGTCAGTGTCGGCGCCAACCTGTTGATCGAAGACTTCCCCTGGGTCGAGCTGGGTATCGTCGAAGCCGGCGAGCTGAGCCTGCGCGGCGACGGGTTTGATCTTGAGCTCAAGGCGGGCGACTGCTTTGTGGTGCCACGCGGGGTCAAGGTGCGTTGGCAGCATCGGGGTTTGTTGCGCCGGGTCTTCATGGCGTTCCCAGGCTTGGCAGCGGGCAATGACATGCCGGCGCGCCCGGTGAAAATCGATCTGTTATCGACCTTGCAGAGCTGCAGCCCGCCAGCGGCCAACGTGCTGCTGACCCCGGCCCCGCAAGCCTGGAGCGCTGAAGCGTTCAGCACCTCCAGCTTGCGCATCGGCCTTTGGCAGTGCGAACCGTATGCCCGTAAACAGGTCGAGCCGGGTTACAGCGAATTGATGTATATCCTGGAAGGCAGCGTCACCCTGACGTCGGAGCGCGGGCATGCCAATCGGGTGAAAGCGGGGGAAGTCGTCGTGGTGCCAGCGGGGGCGACCAACGCCTGGAGCAGCGAAGAGACCGTGCGCAAGGTGTATTGCATTCTGGGTTGAAGCGCGATTCGCTATTTGTACGAACGACCGTAGGACCGGCTTCAGCCGGGAGAACGCCCTCCCGGCTAAAGCCGGTCCTACGGTCGTCCGCTTGTTAAACCGCCCTGACCAGACTGCGCAACGGCACGGTGCTTTTGATCACCGGCGACTTGATCACGATGTAGCTGAAGTACTTTTCGATGCCGATGTTCTTGTCGAGGATCGACTCCATCAATTCCTGATAATGCTGAATGCTGCTGCACAGGAAACGCACCAGATAATCGTAGCCGCCGCTGATCAAGTGGCATTCCAGCACTTCGTCGATGTTGCGGATGCTCGACTCGAATTTCACGAAGTCGGAGCGCTTGTGATCGCAGAGGGTGACTTCGGTGAACACGGTCACCGAGTTGGCGAATTTGGCCAGGTTGACGTGGGCTTCGTAGCCGCTGATGTAACCGGCCGACTCAAGACGTTTGACGCGTTGCAGGCAAGGACTGGGGGACAGGCCCACGGCTTCGGCGAGGCTGACATTGGTCATGCGCCCGTCTTTCTGCAATTGGACCAGGATGTTGATGTCGATACGATCAAGCTTGGTTGCAGCGTCCATAGTTCAGTCCTCGCAATTTTGAATCTGGGTCGTGGCCTCAGGCGTGCAAGGCCTTCTGATGCGCGTGGATCAGGTCGGCGAGGCTGGCGTATTCACAGCGCTTGCCGTCCAGCGCCTGAGGTGAGTTGTTCCAGGGCTGGCCATGATCCCGACGCAAGGTGCACACCGGAAAATCCACACGTTCATTCCACGGATCATCTGTTTCGGTACTGCGCACCGGTAACATCTGTTTGCGCTCCAGTCCCAACCCTTGCAGCGCGGTGTCCAGGCTGGCGTGCCAGTCATCGCTCTGTGGCTCGATGATCGCATCGAAATCCACCGGCAAACGGCGCAGCAGCGAGCCCACATCAATGCCATGGGGTGGGGCGATGAGTATCAACCGGTAGAACTTGCTCAGGTACTGCAAGGCTCCCGGCGCGTCTTCAAAAATCGGCCATTGGGAAGAGGAGCTACTAAACGCAACACTCTCGTCCCAGCCGGGAGTGACATGCAATTGATGCGCCAGACGTTGATAGAGTTGCCCCTGAAAAGCGCTGGGGCTGATGTCCGAACCAGCGGCCGCCAGTTCGTCAGCCATGTGTCGATAAGCCATCAGCAACTGATCGTCGCTGGTGGTCGTCAGGCTTTGCACTGCCAAGGGTCGCAGGCCTTCGAGGATGCCCCGTTCCCGATCAACCAGGGTGCCGAAGGAAAACCCCAGCGCCTGATATTGGGTGACTTTCATGGTTCGCTCCTGAGTGATTCGTGGCGGTCCTTCACGTGCAAAACGCCCGACGTTCAGGTCGGGCGAACGGCGGTCAGGCCCCGGCGGCCGCCAGTGCGTTATCGAGCATCTGCAAGGCTTCTGCCAATTGCGCGGGAGTGGTCACCAGTGGTGCGAGGAAGCGCACCACGTTGCGATGCACGCCGCACTTGATC
This genomic window from Pseudomonas sp. G.S.17 contains:
- a CDS encoding LysR family transcriptional regulator, whose product is MSNLRRKLPSSSSLFVFEAAARCGSFTRAADELCVSQPAVSRMLARLEEHLGVQLFERVRGGARLTESGSILYRRVQEGFSTIESAISEIESRATGIETVTLSVSTAFTTHWLMPRMSRFNERFPTVDMRYQLMSGRIGGPLVDVDLGMRYLDAGSVKAADRLLVPEITLPVCNASYLKNVVNSSNQKCPPTLINMDNQDRSWAEDFAAPGRSDNALVFSDYAVVVQAALLGQGVALGWLNVVSHCLVKGELLPATDHLRIASRRCCLVSPSNRPVRPVVESVRDWIAEEMRDDLVRIDALYPHLGLAAQVDFTD
- a CDS encoding HAD-IA family hydrolase, whose translation is MSFKQFKALTFDVVGTLIDFEAGILNHVREVAGDAGKACSDDDLLKAYREARANPDSGWWPDDLERCYHLMAAKLGLPDNDEYAKGLSLAVKNFPAFPDSVEALKRLHKHFKLVATTNSRIWALDYMAKTLEEPFDVRVTVDDVRFEKPDPQFFAYTRGVLATQGILFENILHVAQSQYHDIGVAMRLGYQTCWIERRFAQKGSGGTLESEHTKPHYHFTSLAQLADAVEKELG
- a CDS encoding FAD-binding oxidoreductase, translated to MTPDSLWAATAQPAPALQSLEGERRCDVVIIGAGYTGLSAAHHIALSGREPLIVEANTLAWGASGRNGGVVSPKFRVGFSTLMQRFSRDTALQMYHTGYAAVDSLVEMVDSLGLVHAQLHMGGHIAAAHNAHALVGLESTANWIKRETGGSSSVMISAEQVREMTGSKIFNGGLLTPKAGGIHPLNYARGIAQSLHDRGVKLYINSPAQQVRREGEHVVVQTPQGRVIAKQVIYATNGYSDQTKATDTLHRRLIPFRSAIIATEPLPAHILAGIMPGGQVCGDTKRMLRWFRVIGDRLIFGGRGAFGKGDSDSAFNDLQRSMGVVFPTLREQKIAYRWSGLVAMTLDYLPHAGQLDERSFYAIGYNGGGVAMSTWMGKQLAAMTAGEKVELGLLAGDHFNPIPLHAFRAPGVRLAACWQQFLDIIGR
- a CDS encoding cupin domain-containing protein, with amino-acid sequence MPEILHYPIPHTRRQLPRAAFALHNDPLAAGRTVHFHDSAQGYAVGESVSVGANLLIEDFPWVELGIVEAGELSLRGDGFDLELKAGDCFVVPRGVKVRWQHRGLLRRVFMAFPGLAAGNDMPARPVKIDLLSTLQSCSPPAANVLLTPAPQAWSAEAFSTSSLRIGLWQCEPYARKQVEPGYSELMYILEGSVTLTSERGHANRVKAGEVVVVPAGATNAWSSEETVRKVYCILG
- a CDS encoding winged helix-turn-helix transcriptional regulator, which codes for MDAATKLDRIDINILVQLQKDGRMTNVSLAEAVGLSPSPCLQRVKRLESAGYISGYEAHVNLAKFANSVTVFTEVTLCDHKRSDFVKFESSIRNIDEVLECHLISGGYDYLVRFLCSSIQHYQELMESILDKNIGIEKYFSYIVIKSPVIKSTVPLRSLVRAV